A genomic segment from uncultured Marinifilum sp. encodes:
- a CDS encoding LamG-like jellyroll fold domain-containing protein, which yields MKKFLLHIILLILCINSVCFTTKVRAQGFPAFVSEQSVCLGDTKTYTAYGFENSPTMVMEVYNSSDVLIETIDSVSSVIEPVSSVNYKKFTFTKTWATSGTYTVKVRETSFDGCEGEGVDVLTVTVNDLPSVPTGDASQAFCGSATVANLDATSSETIDWYLVATGGSPLSTADALSTGNYYAEARNATTGCVSSSRLLVAVTINPLPDVPTGDASQAFCGSATVANLDATSSETIDWYLVATGGSPLSTADALSTGNYYAEARNATTGCVSSSRLLVAVTINPLPDVPTGDASQAFCGSATVANLDATSSETIDWYLVAIGGSPLSTSAVLADGITYYAEARNTTTGCVSSGRLAVSVSTLPNTTITLSSAIGTDYQTLCENTSIDDITYNVNNATGVSITAGSFPAGVSESYSGGGFTISGTPSEIGVFPYTITATGDCGDVEMSGTITVKSLPAITITDDFAICSGEIASLSVDDPNDYSMKFDGVNDYLTIPNSNSINTSIVSVRTIMFWFRPENTSDKQVMYEEGGGTNGLAIYLENNKVYATYWNDKTIVSTVSADINSNNEWSHLSMTINTNDLFKLYLNGKLVGQVASGADLKSHSGDICIGRSISTLASIGSGNYFAGNIDNFRLWNSVFDQSQIIAQMSAESTSGAIVDYSFDDQVSSVTNNGSAGNATITGAVYESDHTILWSPGGATKFNVDVTPVVTTTYKATLTNETGCAVSDEVIVTVHDLPTPTISGALSVCAEDPETPLDPDLINTEIYFTETGMSNYNWTVTGGTIEAGDGTNEITVKWKTAGTGTVSVNYKNTNGCSATSAKSETITIYERPNPSSIFPDN from the coding sequence TTGAAGAAATTTTTACTTCATATAATATTATTAATTCTCTGTATCAATTCCGTGTGTTTTACTACTAAAGTAAGAGCTCAGGGATTTCCTGCATTTGTTTCTGAGCAATCGGTTTGTTTGGGCGATACCAAAACATATACTGCTTATGGTTTCGAGAATTCCCCTACTATGGTAATGGAGGTGTATAATTCTTCAGATGTTTTAATTGAAACCATAGATTCTGTTAGTTCAGTAATAGAGCCTGTTAGTAGTGTAAATTATAAAAAATTCACATTTACTAAAACCTGGGCAACTAGTGGTACTTATACAGTAAAAGTTCGCGAAACTAGTTTCGATGGTTGTGAAGGTGAAGGCGTTGATGTGTTAACGGTTACGGTTAATGATTTACCATCCGTACCAACAGGAGATGCCAGTCAGGCATTTTGTGGAAGTGCAACAGTAGCTAATTTAGATGCAACCAGCAGTGAAACTATAGATTGGTATTTAGTAGCCACCGGAGGAAGTCCATTGTCTACTGCCGATGCTTTATCAACAGGAAATTATTATGCCGAGGCTAGAAATGCAACAACGGGTTGTGTAAGTTCAAGTAGATTACTTGTAGCTGTAACGATAAACCCATTGCCAGATGTACCAACAGGAGATGCCAGTCAGGCATTTTGTGGAAGTGCAACAGTAGCTAATTTAGATGCAACCAGCAGTGAAACTATAGATTGGTATTTAGTAGCCACAGGAGGAAGTCCATTGTCTACTGCCGATGCTTTATCAACAGGAAATTATTATGCCGAGGCTAGAAATGCAACAACGGGTTGTGTAAGTTCAAGTAGATTACTTGTAGCTGTAACGATAAACCCATTGCCAGATGTACCAACAGGAGATGCCAGTCAGGCATTTTGTGGAAGTGCAACAGTAGCTAATTTAGATGCAACCAGCAGTGAAACTATAGATTGGTATTTAGTAGCCATCGGAGGAAGTCCATTGTCTACTTCAGCTGTATTAGCTGACGGAATAACTTATTATGCTGAAGCTAGAAATACAACTACAGGTTGTGTGAGTTCTGGGCGTTTGGCTGTTTCTGTTTCTACATTACCGAATACTACAATCACTCTATCTTCGGCTATTGGAACCGATTACCAGACTTTATGTGAGAATACTTCTATAGATGATATTACTTATAATGTGAATAATGCAACAGGAGTAAGTATTACAGCAGGGTCATTTCCTGCCGGAGTAAGTGAATCTTATTCAGGTGGGGGTTTTACCATAAGTGGAACACCAAGCGAAATAGGGGTGTTTCCTTATACTATAACAGCAACAGGAGATTGTGGTGATGTTGAAATGAGTGGAACGATAACAGTAAAATCTCTTCCAGCCATAACAATTACTGACGATTTCGCAATTTGTTCTGGAGAAATAGCGTCTCTTTCTGTTGATGATCCAAATGATTATTCCATGAAATTTGATGGGGTGAATGATTACCTCACAATTCCAAACTCTAATAGTATAAACACTTCGATTGTGAGTGTCAGAACGATCATGTTTTGGTTTAGACCTGAAAATACTAGTGATAAACAAGTAATGTATGAAGAAGGTGGGGGAACTAATGGTTTAGCTATTTATCTTGAGAATAATAAGGTATATGCAACCTATTGGAATGACAAAACGATTGTAAGTACTGTTAGTGCTGATATTAATTCAAATAATGAATGGAGTCATTTATCAATGACTATTAATACTAATGATCTATTTAAGCTTTATTTAAATGGAAAATTAGTTGGTCAAGTTGCAAGCGGAGCTGATCTTAAATCGCATAGTGGAGATATTTGTATTGGAAGGTCAATTTCTACTTTAGCAAGTATAGGTTCCGGGAATTATTTTGCGGGTAATATTGATAATTTCAGATTATGGAATTCTGTGTTCGATCAATCTCAAATTATAGCACAAATGAGTGCAGAAAGCACATCAGGAGCTATTGTAGATTATAGCTTTGATGATCAGGTTTCGTCTGTTACAAATAATGGTTCGGCAGGTAATGCTACTATAACTGGTGCTGTTTATGAATCTGATCATACCATTTTGTGGAGCCCTGGAGGAGCAACTAAATTCAATGTTGATGTAACACCTGTGGTAACTACAACTTATAAAGCGACACTTACTAATGAAACTGGGTGTGCTGTAAGTGATGAAGTGATAGTAACCGTTCATGACTTGCCAACACCTACAATTTCTGGTGCTTTGAGTGTATGTGCTGAAGATCCGGAAACACCTTTAGATCCAGATTTAATAAATACTGAAATTTATTTTACAGAAACAGGCATGAGTAATTATAATTGGACTGTTACTGGAGGAACAATAGAGGCAGGTGATGGAACCAATGAAATTACTGTGAAATGGAAAACAGCAGGGACTGGAACTGTTAGTGTAAATTATAAGAATACCAATGGATGTTCGGCTACAAGTGCAAAGAGTGAAACAATAACAATATATGAAAGGCCAAATCCGAGTTCTATTTTTCCGGATAATTAA
- a CDS encoding choice-of-anchor L domain-containing protein: MMHTLPKPKYFFIKFSLLLFFICLMSGSVLGQETLVKYQFNYSLVPDSGEIGSPSITKASSIDFSNYYGNPKSSLDTRRDNKSIELTISTVGYKNIKVEWEGGFWYGSSNGTHQWLLSADSGSGYGGTLYTQNCQEDQWDLVSYLLSSSFDDNSNVKIKITSNVNSNKNFSRYVYLDNLKITGEPTSSHRVSLSVGSNSINENGGSANITASIPSAYTDDITVNLTYSGGSASDYSAANQIVIPAGATSASISFTAIDNDTNDGDKDVLVEVSSVSSPGIEYGTQEQTITITDDDAPSTASIEINTQDASVGTTPDDLVQNVLVTGCLIADNVTFSGNANQIGYFNQGDSDFPFAEGIILSTGNVANAIGPNDETATSRGFDGSGDSDLTSIAGQTTNDASVLEFDFKPAGDVLQFRYVFASDEYSEYACGSFNDVFAFLLSGPGINDGSQSENIALLDDGVTPVSINNVHGYRRSNTTGKYVVDENGYYQDYSGTRYHYEYSWVDDNSCPPVNSHLYVDNSSRESIVYSSGRIKTVYKTAGAYDIEYDGRTVVLTATFTGVTPCEWYHIKLAIADVADDAYDSAVFLEAKSFKSNEITVDNMIGSIEGNQDVMYEGCEGSFMRFIRSEDYDIDEEINFAINITGTANNEAGDSQDYVYTEADGTIIGDGVFPTTITIPAGQDYVDYHYKALDEDVVEDDETITFRIDRCPCDGSEYYEKTVTIINSPKVSAVASAAIKCEGAGNPTATITVQLIDGISSANYLYSFDGGVSFDTSNVKNITSSLPDGSDLVGKTYDIIVKDLFSCSHNTLNLSTTIPEIQPISANAGGDRSMCTGHGIQLLGSGGVYYEWTCSTAGIVSSHLSDPNVQNPWIADDIPAGTYEFTLKVQDQPGAVPICSDQESMTLTVLPSPIVNSVFAGKYELCSGEETSLQANVNMPVSYVWNPSSGLDDYENSNPIFSADVTSEESRSFTLTVKASNGCTTVANLEKAIAVFPNPSISLLDATSNFCADGNNGEIHIEATGGTPNMDSPYYNYVWSHDSSLNSPDATTLGVDSYTITVTDAKACTDTQTYNVTAQPTPKGIFTE, from the coding sequence ATGATGCATACTTTACCCAAACCGAAATATTTTTTTATTAAATTCTCATTGCTACTTTTTTTTATTTGTTTGATGAGTGGTTCTGTCTTGGGGCAGGAGACTTTGGTTAAATATCAGTTCAATTATAGTTTGGTTCCTGATTCAGGAGAAATCGGTTCTCCTAGTATTACAAAAGCGAGTAGTATAGACTTTTCAAACTATTATGGTAATCCGAAATCTTCACTTGACACTAGGAGGGATAATAAATCTATTGAATTAACTATTTCAACAGTTGGATATAAGAATATAAAAGTGGAATGGGAAGGTGGTTTTTGGTATGGTAGTTCTAATGGAACACATCAATGGCTGCTTTCTGCTGATAGTGGTAGTGGATATGGTGGAACTTTGTATACCCAGAATTGTCAGGAAGATCAGTGGGATTTGGTATCGTATTTGTTGAGTAGTAGTTTTGATGATAATTCGAATGTTAAGATTAAAATTACTTCTAATGTTAATTCTAATAAAAATTTTAGTAGATATGTTTATCTGGATAATCTGAAAATAACAGGTGAACCTACGAGTTCCCATAGAGTAAGTCTAAGCGTTGGTTCAAATTCTATCAATGAAAATGGTGGAAGTGCAAATATTACAGCATCCATTCCTTCTGCTTATACAGATGATATTACCGTTAATTTAACTTATTCAGGAGGAAGTGCTTCTGATTATTCTGCTGCCAATCAAATTGTGATTCCGGCAGGAGCAACATCAGCAAGTATTAGCTTTACTGCGATTGATAATGATACAAATGATGGAGATAAAGATGTGTTAGTGGAAGTTAGCTCGGTAAGTTCTCCTGGAATCGAATACGGAACACAAGAGCAAACTATTACCATAACGGATGATGATGCGCCTTCAACAGCATCTATCGAAATTAACACACAAGATGCAAGTGTTGGAACTACTCCTGATGATTTGGTGCAAAATGTACTGGTAACAGGTTGTTTAATTGCAGATAATGTAACTTTTTCTGGTAATGCAAATCAAATAGGATATTTTAATCAGGGAGACTCTGATTTTCCCTTTGCTGAGGGAATTATTCTTTCAACCGGTAATGTTGCTAATGCTATTGGGCCTAATGATGAAACTGCCACATCTAGAGGCTTTGATGGTTCAGGAGATTCTGATTTAACAAGTATTGCTGGACAAACCACAAATGATGCTTCTGTTTTGGAGTTCGATTTTAAACCTGCTGGTGATGTGCTTCAGTTTAGGTATGTTTTTGCTTCTGACGAATATTCGGAATATGCTTGTGGTTCTTTTAATGATGTTTTTGCATTTCTTTTAAGTGGGCCTGGAATTAACGACGGTTCTCAGTCGGAAAATATTGCCTTGTTAGATGATGGAGTTACTCCGGTTTCTATTAATAATGTACATGGTTACAGAAGATCTAATACGACTGGTAAATATGTAGTTGATGAGAATGGGTATTATCAAGATTATAGTGGAACAAGATATCACTATGAGTATAGTTGGGTGGATGATAATAGTTGCCCTCCTGTAAATTCTCATTTGTATGTTGACAATAGCAGCAGGGAAAGTATTGTTTATTCTTCGGGAAGAATCAAGACTGTTTATAAAACGGCAGGAGCCTACGATATAGAGTATGATGGTAGGACCGTTGTGTTAACAGCTACTTTTACAGGAGTAACTCCGTGTGAGTGGTATCATATTAAATTGGCAATTGCCGACGTGGCCGATGATGCTTATGATTCTGCCGTATTCCTCGAAGCCAAAAGTTTCAAATCCAACGAAATTACAGTTGATAACATGATTGGATCCATTGAAGGAAATCAGGATGTGATGTATGAAGGCTGTGAGGGTAGTTTTATGCGTTTTATCAGAAGTGAGGATTACGACATTGATGAGGAAATTAATTTTGCTATAAATATTACTGGTACAGCAAATAATGAAGCAGGTGATTCTCAGGATTATGTGTATACCGAAGCTGATGGAACTATAATTGGGGATGGTGTTTTCCCAACTACCATTACCATTCCAGCTGGACAAGATTATGTGGATTATCATTACAAGGCATTAGATGAAGATGTTGTTGAAGATGATGAGACCATTACTTTTAGAATTGATCGCTGTCCTTGTGATGGAAGTGAGTACTACGAAAAAACGGTGACCATAATTAATTCTCCTAAAGTGAGTGCTGTGGCTTCAGCTGCGATAAAGTGTGAAGGGGCAGGAAATCCAACAGCTACTATTACAGTTCAGTTAATTGATGGAATTAGTTCGGCCAATTATCTATATAGCTTTGACGGAGGAGTTTCGTTCGACACCAGTAATGTAAAGAATATAACTAGTAGTTTGCCGGATGGAAGTGATCTGGTAGGAAAAACATATGATATCATCGTAAAAGATTTATTTTCCTGTAGTCACAATACTTTAAATTTATCGACTACAATACCAGAAATACAACCGATAAGTGCTAATGCAGGAGGTGATCGTAGCATGTGTACTGGACATGGTATACAGCTTTTAGGTAGTGGTGGAGTTTATTACGAGTGGACTTGCAGTACGGCAGGGATTGTTAGTAGTCATTTGAGTGATCCTAATGTGCAGAATCCTTGGATTGCTGATGATATTCCAGCTGGCACTTATGAGTTTACCCTAAAAGTGCAAGATCAACCGGGTGCTGTTCCAATCTGTTCCGATCAGGAAAGTATGACTTTAACGGTTTTACCTTCGCCCATAGTAAATTCTGTATTTGCAGGAAAGTATGAACTTTGTTCTGGGGAGGAAACTTCGCTTCAGGCAAATGTAAATATGCCGGTATCTTATGTGTGGAATCCTTCTAGTGGTTTAGATGATTATGAGAATTCAAATCCTATATTCTCTGCAGATGTTACTAGCGAAGAATCGAGAAGCTTTACCTTAACAGTGAAGGCTTCGAATGGTTGTACTACCGTTGCAAACCTTGAAAAGGCCATTGCGGTTTTTCCTAATCCATCCATCTCATTGCTTGATGCAACAAGCAATTTTTGTGCTGATGGAAACAATGGAGAGATACATATTGAAGCAACAGGTGGGACTCCGAATATGGATTCTCCATATTATAACTATGTATGGAGTCATGATTCAAGTTTGAATTCCCCCGATGCAACAACTTTAGGAGTAGATTCTTATACAATTACAGTTACAGATGCTAAGGCGTGTACTGATACTCAAACTTATAATGTTACAGCTCAGCCAACACCCAAAGGCATATTTACAGAATAA
- a CDS encoding PA14 domain-containing protein, translating to MRKLLLYIFFLFYALSPVIAQKYPNISISVDKNNILKSGGEAIVTVKLSKKNNSNNQTQVNVSYSTNGTGSQNYDFKLIPPVYYKGFGKNETSFSFTVKGVYQQYGSSNVNLVISLSNIRNAQLSGSKSVTINISDDNVVDNIAPVFQNPQADISADASGVYCGEIVTYNYPTATDNIEAFSGTLAGYSYLGEYNDHTYYYSNASVTAPVAMQNASDVGGHLLTITSEGENDFINNRVGNIWIGFNDLLNEDTFEWVTGEWSDYTNWSGGEPNDYSSGEDYAEMYSYGTWNDLAGTNSRRYVVEFQAAIVVQTEGLPSGSLFPVGTTTNTFVATDNAGNTATHSFDVTVADVSPPEITRLLANYYDGIGFTDYKETIEIDELNYSWGYGAPESTLVGNDQFSVRFTGSVKAEQAGTYTFYTTSDDGVRLWVDGQLIVDQWNDHGTTIHKGTISLSEAQITPIVLEYYENGGGAVVKLEWEGPGLNKQFVQTNGTGVCKDISVDLSTTGSYILTVDKVDPGYVDACGIASRTLSKTNFTCNDSGDNSVKYTVTDVNGNSSECEINVEITGTPDNTLSLGGDELCFGQEANVTIYGSESGVSYSLYNGSVQLGVAEEGTGTDLIMIIPKTELNLGDNTIRVKAIRGACELNLQNTATVKVNPKPSPKGVYHN from the coding sequence ATGCGCAAATTATTACTATATATATTCTTTTTATTTTATGCACTAAGCCCTGTTATTGCTCAAAAATATCCTAATATTTCTATTAGTGTTGATAAAAATAATATTTTAAAATCTGGGGGTGAAGCTATTGTAACTGTCAAATTAAGTAAAAAAAACAATAGTAATAATCAAACACAAGTAAATGTTAGCTATTCCACTAATGGAACAGGTTCGCAAAACTACGATTTTAAGTTAATACCTCCTGTATACTATAAGGGGTTTGGTAAAAACGAAACCTCATTTTCTTTTACGGTTAAAGGCGTGTATCAACAGTATGGTTCTTCCAATGTTAATTTGGTAATTTCTCTTTCTAATATAAGGAATGCACAGCTCTCTGGATCGAAATCTGTTACAATAAATATATCCGATGATAATGTTGTGGATAATATAGCACCAGTTTTTCAAAATCCGCAAGCAGATATTAGTGCTGATGCCTCGGGTGTTTACTGCGGGGAAATTGTAACTTACAACTATCCAACAGCTACAGATAATATAGAAGCCTTTTCGGGTACACTTGCAGGTTATTCCTATTTAGGTGAATATAACGATCATACCTACTATTATTCAAATGCAAGTGTTACAGCCCCAGTGGCAATGCAAAATGCTTCTGATGTGGGAGGGCATCTTCTTACAATTACAAGTGAGGGCGAAAATGATTTTATTAATAATAGAGTGGGGAATATATGGATTGGATTTAACGATTTGCTAAACGAGGATACATTTGAATGGGTAACAGGAGAATGGAGCGATTATACCAATTGGAGTGGAGGAGAGCCTAACGATTATTCTTCGGGTGAAGATTATGCCGAAATGTATTCTTATGGCACATGGAACGATTTGGCAGGAACTAATAGTCGGCGATACGTAGTAGAATTTCAAGCTGCTATAGTTGTTCAGACCGAAGGTTTACCTTCGGGTTCATTGTTTCCGGTAGGTACAACAACTAATACTTTTGTTGCTACCGATAATGCTGGTAATACTGCTACTCATAGTTTCGATGTTACAGTGGCCGATGTAAGCCCTCCTGAAATTACTCGTTTACTTGCCAATTATTACGATGGTATCGGTTTTACCGATTATAAAGAAACAATAGAAATTGATGAGCTTAACTACTCCTGGGGATATGGAGCCCCAGAGTCGACACTGGTTGGTAACGATCAGTTTTCGGTACGATTTACTGGCAGTGTAAAGGCTGAGCAGGCAGGTACTTATACATTTTATACAACTTCTGATGATGGTGTTAGACTTTGGGTAGATGGTCAGTTAATAGTAGATCAGTGGAACGATCATGGCACTACTATTCATAAAGGAACAATTTCCTTAAGCGAAGCACAAATTACCCCTATTGTTTTGGAATATTACGAAAATGGTGGAGGGGCAGTTGTAAAGTTAGAATGGGAAGGTCCGGGACTTAACAAACAGTTTGTACAGACAAATGGAACAGGTGTTTGCAAAGATATTTCTGTCGATTTAAGTACTACTGGCTCTTACATTTTAACAGTAGATAAGGTAGACCCAGGTTATGTTGATGCCTGTGGTATAGCTAGCAGAACTTTAAGTAAAACGAATTTTACTTGTAATGATAGTGGTGATAACAGTGTAAAATATACTGTTACCGATGTGAATGGAAATTCTTCTGAGTGCGAAATAAATGTAGAGATAACAGGAACTCCCGATAATACTCTTTCTCTTGGTGGCGACGAGCTGTGTTTTGGGCAAGAGGCAAATGTAACAATTTATGGGAGCGAGAGTGGGGTAAGCTACTCATTATATAATGGTTCTGTGCAGCTTGGAGTTGCTGAGGAGGGAACGGGTACCGATTTGATAATGATAATTCCCAAGACCGAATTAAATTTGGGAGATAATACCATTAGGGTGAAAGCCATAAGGGGTGCTTGTGAATTAAACCTTCAAAATACAGCAACAGTTAAAGTAAATCCGAAACCTTCGCCGAAAGGTGTCTATCATAATTAA
- a CDS encoding YjjG family noncanonical pyrimidine nucleotidase, with protein MTNNTYQHIFFDLDRTLWDFNANSEITLEQLYRDYQLQATFGSFIFFKSRFDYHNTKLWNAYYQDRIKKEDLMYRRFYLTLKESGVVDLEMAKELGQDFIEISPLQTKTFPYAHETLQYLQDKGYQLHIITNGFNEVQDKKLRNCNLHSYFTKIITSEDAGANKPSPKIFEFAIAETGASVENSIMIGDDLKTDIAGAKKYNIKQIYFNSNKKQHKENPTFESFNCLKEIQFIL; from the coding sequence ATGACAAACAATACCTATCAACACATTTTCTTCGATCTGGATCGCACGCTTTGGGATTTTAATGCCAATTCTGAAATTACTCTGGAGCAGCTATATCGCGATTATCAGCTGCAGGCCACATTTGGGAGTTTTATATTTTTTAAGTCGCGATTCGATTATCACAATACGAAATTATGGAATGCCTATTATCAAGACAGAATTAAAAAAGAAGATTTAATGTATAGGAGGTTTTATTTAACTCTAAAAGAATCGGGAGTCGTCGATTTGGAAATGGCAAAAGAATTGGGGCAAGATTTTATCGAAATCAGTCCATTGCAAACCAAAACTTTTCCGTATGCACATGAAACTCTGCAATATTTGCAAGATAAAGGCTACCAGCTGCACATTATTACCAATGGATTTAACGAAGTACAAGACAAAAAACTAAGAAATTGCAATCTTCATTCGTACTTCACAAAAATAATTACCTCGGAAGATGCCGGGGCCAACAAGCCATCGCCCAAAATATTTGAATTTGCAATTGCCGAAACCGGCGCTTCTGTCGAAAATAGTATTATGATTGGTGATGATTTAAAAACAGATATCGCCGGAGCTAAAAAATACAACATAAAACAAATCTATTTTAATAGTAACAAAAAGCAACACAAAGAAAATCCAACTTTCGAGAGTTTCAACTGCTTAAAAGAAATTCAGTTTATCCTTTAA
- a CDS encoding GxxExxY protein, producing the protein MKPNDFPFKEECYQIIGAAMDVHTELGCGFLEAVYQEALAILLDEKLIPFEKEKILDIAFRGNVLSKKYIADFLCFDEVIVELKTTDSILPEHIAQVLNYLKATNKKIGLLINFGTTRLQYKRVIL; encoded by the coding sequence ATGAAACCTAATGATTTTCCCTTTAAAGAAGAATGCTACCAAATTATTGGAGCAGCTATGGATGTTCATACAGAATTGGGATGTGGATTTCTAGAAGCTGTTTATCAAGAAGCCCTTGCAATTCTGCTTGACGAAAAACTTATTCCTTTTGAAAAGGAAAAGATATTAGATATTGCTTTTCGAGGTAATGTATTGAGCAAAAAATACATTGCTGATTTCTTATGTTTCGATGAAGTAATTGTAGAACTAAAAACTACCGATTCAATCCTCCCAGAACACATTGCACAGGTTTTAAATTATCTGAAAGCTACAAATAAGAAAATTGGATTACTGATTAATTTCGGAACCACACGGCTTCAGTACAAGAGAGTTATCTTATAA
- the dnaB gene encoding replicative DNA helicase, whose protein sequence is MAGANNYKNQSKKSVDLDYGKVPPQAVELEEAVLGAIMLEKDAIISVGDLLNAETFYKDAHQKIYKAIMNLSTKEEPIDILTVTEELKREGTLEDVGGPFYITQLTNRVASAAHIEFHARIIAQKYIQRELIRVSSEIQNQAFDESVDVADLLDKAQQDVFDIAEGNIKKESAHIRPLADEVINQIVEAGKRPDGLSGVPSGFMALDRITSGWQKSDLVIIAARPSMGKTAFVLSMTRNMAVTHKAPVAIFSLEMGGDQLVKRMISSETELGSEKLRNGRLEDFEWEQLHVKIKDLVEAPIYVDDTPGLSIYELRSKCRRLKAKYDIGCVIIDYLQLMTAGSDMRGNREQEVSLISRQLKIIAKELNIPVIALSQLNRGVEQRTGDAKKPMLSDLRESGAIEQDADMVLFIHRPERYGITEDAEGNSLIGIADIIIAKHRNGAVGEIQLRFRNQLARFMDLEGESMDPFGDESPEDVKTFSSRMNQEPGGLDDVNAGLVGGSDFDDAAPF, encoded by the coding sequence ATGGCAGGAGCAAATAATTATAAAAACCAATCGAAAAAAAGTGTAGATCTCGATTACGGAAAAGTACCACCGCAAGCTGTAGAGCTGGAGGAAGCCGTGTTGGGTGCAATAATGTTGGAAAAAGATGCAATCATTTCGGTTGGAGATTTGCTTAATGCTGAGACCTTTTACAAAGATGCGCACCAGAAAATATATAAGGCAATTATGAATCTTTCTACTAAGGAAGAGCCTATTGATATTTTAACGGTAACCGAGGAATTAAAAAGAGAAGGTACGCTCGAAGATGTGGGTGGCCCGTTTTACATTACTCAGCTAACTAACCGAGTTGCATCAGCAGCACATATCGAGTTTCATGCCCGAATTATTGCCCAAAAGTACATTCAGCGTGAATTAATTCGTGTTTCTTCCGAAATTCAAAATCAGGCTTTCGATGAAAGTGTTGATGTAGCCGATTTGCTCGATAAAGCGCAGCAAGATGTTTTCGATATCGCCGAAGGTAATATTAAAAAAGAATCTGCTCACATTCGCCCTTTGGCCGATGAGGTAATTAATCAGATTGTAGAAGCAGGTAAGCGTCCTGATGGTTTAAGTGGAGTACCTTCGGGTTTTATGGCTCTGGATAGAATTACTTCGGGATGGCAAAAATCCGATTTGGTGATTATTGCAGCTCGTCCGTCGATGGGAAAAACAGCTTTTGTTTTGTCTATGACACGAAATATGGCAGTTACGCATAAAGCTCCTGTTGCAATATTTTCGCTCGAGATGGGAGGCGATCAGTTGGTAAAACGTATGATTTCCAGTGAAACAGAGCTTGGGTCGGAAAAGCTAAGAAATGGACGATTAGAAGATTTTGAATGGGAACAGCTGCATGTTAAAATAAAGGACCTGGTTGAGGCCCCAATATATGTAGATGATACACCTGGTTTGTCGATTTACGAATTGCGTTCGAAATGTCGTAGGCTAAAAGCTAAATATGATATTGGTTGTGTTATTATTGATTATTTACAGCTGATGACAGCAGGTTCTGATATGCGTGGTAATCGTGAGCAGGAAGTAAGTTTAATATCACGACAGTTAAAGATTATTGCCAAAGAATTAAATATACCCGTAATTGCACTTTCGCAGTTAAATCGTGGAGTGGAGCAACGTACGGGAGATGCAAAAAAACCAATGTTGTCGGACCTTCGTGAGTCGGGAGCAATTGAGCAGGATGCCGATATGGTACTATTTATTCACCGTCCGGAACGATATGGAATAACAGAAGATGCCGAAGGAAACTCATTAATTGGTATTGCTGATATTATTATCGCTAAACACCGTAATGGTGCGGTTGGTGAAATTCAATTGCGATTCCGTAATCAGTTGGCTCGATTTATGGATTTGGAAGGCGAAAGTATGGACCCTTTTGGTGATGAAAGTCCCGAGGATGTGAAGACCTTTAGCTCACGAATGAATCAGGAACCAGGAGGTTTAGATGATGTAAATGCTGGTTTAGTTGGAGGTAGCGACTTCGACGATGCTGCTCCTTTTTAG